The Spirochaetota bacterium genome segment GATGTGTCCGATTGGTACAAGGTGACCCTTTGCAGGAAACGGTGTATTCATATGATCCCGAGAGCATAGCAAAGCAATTTGAAGAAGCAGGAGCCAAACTTATCCATGTTGTTGATTTAGATGGTGCGTTTGAAGGGCAGCCAGTAAATATGCATATTGTAAAGAAAATAGCCCGAGCAGTGTCTATCCCCATTGAAATAGGTGGTGGCATAAGAACTGAGACGGCAATCAAGATGTATCTGGATGAAGGGATAGAGCGGATAATTGTTGGGACTATCTTAATTGAAGATTCATTCAGGGAGATAGCAGAGCGGTTTAAGGAATATATCATAGCAGGTGTTGATGCTAAAGATTTAAAAATTGCAACCCATGGCTGGAAAAAAATAATTGACATGGATGCTATCAATTGTATAAAGGAGCTTCAAAGCATTGGCATCTCTGAGATCATTTATACAGATATAGCTACTGATGGGATGCTACAGGGACCCAATTTTAAGTCAATAGAGAAAATATTATCTGAAATTCCTGGCATTGCTCTTATTGCTTCCGGTGGAGTTTCATCTATTGATGATTTAGAAAAGTTAAAAAAATATGAAAATAATGGATTAAAGGGTTGTATAGTTGGCAAGGCCATATATGATGGAAGGATAAATTTACGCAATGCCATCGCATTGTGCGATTAAATGGTGAAACTATGAATGATGATATGTCATTATATGATGAGGAAATAAAATTTCCTGTTGAAATAGAGCAATATGAACGCAAAATATATGATTTAAAGCAGCTAATTGAAATTAGCAAGGGGTTGAATTCAACTTTAGATTACAATGTCCTTATTGATTCAATCCTTTTGACCTGTATGGGGCAGATGCAGCTTTTAAAAGCAGGCATTTTTACTCACCGTAGTATAGATCGTCAGGAATTTGTATTACACAGAAATTATAAAGGCTTTGAAATAGATCATAAAAATGAATATTTAATCCCCACAAACTCAAAGCTCATTCAGTTTCTTGATGCTAATTTCCGTTGTTATACATTAAACGAATTGAAAGAACTTTTGCCCGATGAGCCATCTTTGGACGTTCTCATCAGGTTAGACCCTTCGTTGATTGTACCTTTAAAGGGTAAGGGAACATTAAATGGTATTATTGTGCTTGCTGATAGAATAAACCAAAAAGATTTCAGTGAATCCGATAAGGAGTATATGTTAAACATTGCATCCTTAGCTGGCATTGCAATTCAAAACGCATACCTTTACGAGCTTGCAACAACCGATATGATGACAAAGCTTAAAATTCATCATTATTTTCAAACAGCATTAATGGAAGAACGAGAAAAATCACTAAAAAGTAGCCTTCCACTATCACTTATAATGATGGATATAGATCACTTTAAAAATTTCAATGATACCTACGGGCATAGCTGTGGGGATATGGTGTTAAAAAACGTTGCTTCGGTGATATCAGGTTCTGTCAGGCAAAGCGATATTGCAGCACGCTATGGTGGAGAAGAATTTGCTGTCATACTACCTCATACAGATGTGAATGAGGCTTTTAAGGTAGCAGAGCGCATTCGTATTTCTGTTCAAAAATCATATGTGTTGTATAAAAGAAAAAAATTAAGTGTAACTGTTTCATTAGGTATAACGCAGTTTAATCCTACTATAGATGAATCAACAAAAAGTATTATTGATAGAGCCGATAAAGCACTATATTTATCCAAACAGCAGGGCAGGAATCAAACCACAGTTCTTCTTTCAGATAAGTAGTAAATATACAGAATAATTCTTGACTTTTTTATTATATGCTCATACAATAAAGCAACAGTTGGCATTATATACCAACTCTGTTGAATATACTGTAAGAAAATAAAAAAAGGAATAAGGATTATGGTACATAATAATGGCAATGGCATTATACAGCGTTTTGTTTTTGTAAAGTATGTAACAGCCATTTTAATTGTAACACTTTTGGTAAATTTTGTTGGATATCCTCTTATGGCACAAACAATAGAAGCTGATGCCGGAAAAAAATATAAAGATGCTCCCTATATTGATGAATTTTCAAAAAAAGCACAGGAACGTCGTGAAGAATCACCAACCATGCAGAGGGATCCAAGGCTTGCATGCTTATTGTCATTAATAGTGCCAGGAGGTGGGCATGTCTATCTGCGCAATGACCTCAAGGCAGCAGGTTTTTGCCTGTTAACAGCCACTGCATATTCTGTTTCGGCTTATTATCTTTATGTGGCACTGATGAAAACAGATTCATCAACTGAGAGAAAATCCAGACTTATACTATCAGGGTTGTTATTTGTTGTTGGTGCACTCATACATGTAGTTGGTATTGTAGAAGCGTATAATGATGCTATTGAAATTAATGAAAAACAATTTTACTTTGGAACTGAAAAATCTGTAAGCCCCTATGTGGCAAAAAATTGAAGTTTTTTAGAAAAAAAGANTAATTTATATTATATTGTATTCAACCATCATTATTAAAAATGTATTAATAAAACCCCGTTTCCCTTATATTAGTATGTTAATAACAGGGGATTTTTAAGTATAGCAATTTTGTAGTATTTTTGATAGTTCTATTACAATTTATCATTTAGTTTTGTTGACATGATAAACGTGTTATTATTACTTTGTCATTTCACAGGGCCCATAGCTCAGCAGGTTAGAGCGGCTGACTCATAATCAGTAGGTCCGGGGTTCGAATCCCTGTGGGCCCAATAGAGGGAGGACATCCTCCCATTGTTATTATTATACTGCAATAATAAAAATCCGGGAGAAGTGTATGTACGCAATAGTTGAAATAGCTGGAAAGCAATATAAAGTGGAAAAGGATAAAACCATAGCTGTTGACCTGCTGGATGCAAATGATGATGAAACAATCGCTATCGATAAAGTCATGATGTTTGTTGATGGGGACAAAGTTTTAGTTGGCCAGCCATATTTATCAAATGTCACGGTTAAAGCAAAAGTTGGCGGTGTAGTCCGTGGTGATAAAGTGAGAGGGATAAAATTCAAAAAACGTAAAAACTATACCCGAACATTAGGACACAAGCAGCCATATACCAGCATCACTATTGTCGATATGTCAGTAAAATAGTGATTACTATTACAATACAGGGAATAGAATTTAACAACAACCTGATACATTTATCCGGCGAAGAGTGTAGTATAACTGTAGCTGGGCATTCGGGACAGGCAGCAAAAGGAAATGATATTATATGTGCGGGAGTTTCAGCATTAGCGCAATCAGTTGCTTTAGCGCTTGAGTATTATGCGATAGCTCATAGCATAAATCAAAAGGATGGATTGCTTGAGTTTTGTGTAAAAGTTTGTTTGTTAAATGATGCAGAAAAAACGCGTTGTGAGAGCATAATGTCAGTTTTTATTCTTGGAATAAATGAGATCAGGAAACAATATCCTAAATTTGTAAAGGTGTACATAAAACGTTAAATAATTTATAAATGACAACAATTGTAAAAACGAGGTGAATATATGGCACATAAAAAAGGTGGGGGCTCATCGCGTAACGGGCGAGATTCCCAGTCAAAGCGTTTAGGAGTAAAAGTATTTGCAGGCCAGTTTGTTAAGAGCGGTTCTATCATAGTACGCCAGAGGGGAACTAAACTGCATCCGGGCATTAATGTAAAACGTGGCAGCGATGATACTCTCTTTGCAGTAACGGATGGAATAGTAAAATTTGAGCGCCTTGATAAGGAAAGAAAAAAGGTGTCAGTATATCCTGTTCAGGCGTAATATACATCATACATTTATTTACCGTTGAAACAACAAGAAAGCTTGTATTGTTGGTATAACAATATGGGCTTTTTTTGTTTAGAGTAGTATTTATTGTCATTACATTAGATACATTGCGCATATTTCATTTCAAGTAGCAAAGCCCCCTCACTGTTATTTCGAAGAGCGAAG includes the following:
- the hisA gene encoding 1-(5-phosphoribosyl)-5-[(5-phosphoribosylamino)methylideneamino]imidazole-4-carboxamide isomerase, coding for MLVIPAIDLKEGRCVRLVQGDPLQETVYSYDPESIAKQFEEAGAKLIHVVDLDGAFEGQPVNMHIVKKIARAVSIPIEIGGGIRTETAIKMYLDEGIERIIVGTILIEDSFREIAERFKEYIIAGVDAKDLKIATHGWKKIIDMDAINCIKELQSIGISEIIYTDIATDGMLQGPNFKSIEKILSEIPGIALIASGGVSSIDDLEKLKKYENNGLKGCIVGKAIYDGRINLRNAIALCD
- a CDS encoding sensor domain-containing diguanylate cyclase, producing MNDDMSLYDEEIKFPVEIEQYERKIYDLKQLIEISKGLNSTLDYNVLIDSILLTCMGQMQLLKAGIFTHRSIDRQEFVLHRNYKGFEIDHKNEYLIPTNSKLIQFLDANFRCYTLNELKELLPDEPSLDVLIRLDPSLIVPLKGKGTLNGIIVLADRINQKDFSESDKEYMLNIASLAGIAIQNAYLYELATTDMMTKLKIHHYFQTALMEEREKSLKSSLPLSLIMMDIDHFKNFNDTYGHSCGDMVLKNVASVISGSVRQSDIAARYGGEEFAVILPHTDVNEAFKVAERIRISVQKSYVLYKRKKLSVTVSLGITQFNPTIDESTKSIIDRADKALYLSKQQGRNQTTVLLSDK
- the rplU gene encoding 50S ribosomal protein L21, encoding MYAIVEIAGKQYKVEKDKTIAVDLLDANDDETIAIDKVMMFVDGDKVLVGQPYLSNVTVKAKVGGVVRGDKVRGIKFKKRKNYTRTLGHKQPYTSITIVDMSVK
- a CDS encoding ribosomal-processing cysteine protease Prp, with amino-acid sequence MITITIQGIEFNNNLIHLSGEECSITVAGHSGQAAKGNDIICAGVSALAQSVALALEYYAIAHSINQKDGLLEFCVKVCLLNDAEKTRCESIMSVFILGINEIRKQYPKFVKVYIKR
- the rpmA gene encoding 50S ribosomal protein L27, with protein sequence MAHKKGGGSSRNGRDSQSKRLGVKVFAGQFVKSGSIIVRQRGTKLHPGINVKRGSDDTLFAVTDGIVKFERLDKERKKVSVYPVQA